The following proteins are co-located in the Candidatus Bathyarchaeota archaeon genome:
- a CDS encoding class I SAM-dependent methyltransferase, translating into MDVERQNKERTFWDKFARKYDPFMVHRAATYELMIKRIEGFIDSSTDVLEAATGTIALAIAHKSRKVYACDISQEMINVAKEKLAASLISNVEFRVQDAYNLDYTSASVDVVIVSNVLHIMLHPEKALASIHRVLKKDGFLLVGVFCHGNSVKTRIISFFMSLIGFRAYHKWSPQSFNSFLESNNYEIIQNEIFKDKIPLAFVVAKKTGAN; encoded by the coding sequence TTGGATGTTGAACGTCAGAATAAAGAGCGTACTTTTTGGGATAAATTCGCAAGAAAATATGACCCATTCATGGTACACAGGGCAGCCACTTATGAACTGATGATAAAAAGAATCGAGGGCTTTATTGATTCATCCACGGATGTTTTAGAAGCCGCAACAGGAACTATTGCCCTTGCAATTGCACATAAAAGTCGAAAAGTGTACGCGTGTGACATTTCACAAGAAATGATAAATGTTGCTAAAGAAAAATTGGCTGCATCTCTAATAAGCAATGTTGAGTTTAGGGTTCAAGATGCCTACAACTTGGATTATACGTCAGCATCCGTGGATGTTGTAATTGTATCTAACGTGTTACATATAATGCTGCATCCAGAGAAAGCGTTAGCGTCGATACATAGAGTGCTCAAAAAAGACGGATTCTTACTTGTAGGTGTTTTTTGTCACGGAAACAGCGTTAAAACCAGAATCATATCTTTCTTTATGTCGCTAATAGGTTTTAGAGCGTATCATAAATGGTCACCCCAATCATTCAATAGTTTTCTAGAATCAAACAATTATGAAATAATCCAAAATGAAATATTCAAGGATAAAATCCCTTTAGCATTTGTGGTTGCTAAGAAAACAGGGGCTAATTGA
- a CDS encoding lysophospholipase translates to MHLEVYDTGTPEAPTVVFTHGIAGYARVLLPFLVPLRERGYNIVAPDLQGYGYNAGIKGDFEWNIYVQNIYDTLRYARSRFSGKLVAGGASMGGPLAYAAAYEFKGVNALACWCLWDFSNKEFTCNETNTNRFTCVLLPIAKTMVSIFGNIKLKTYTLISYDALNDSQELNDLLKSDPQAGTQITLKGTISLLLRSKPIVPYSEFKIPVLVVQPSSDRMTPVKYVKDTFNRSGSEKDIC, encoded by the coding sequence ATTCATCTCGAAGTATATGACACTGGAACCCCTGAGGCTCCAACGGTTGTTTTCACACATGGGATCGCAGGGTACGCAAGGGTTCTGCTGCCCTTTCTGGTTCCGCTAAGAGAAAGGGGCTATAATATTGTTGCGCCAGATTTGCAGGGATACGGCTATAATGCAGGCATAAAAGGGGATTTTGAGTGGAATATATATGTACAGAATATCTACGATACCTTGCGCTATGCAAGAAGCAGGTTTTCAGGAAAACTGGTTGCTGGTGGAGCAAGCATGGGTGGTCCGTTAGCGTATGCTGCAGCATACGAGTTTAAGGGAGTGAACGCCCTTGCATGCTGGTGCTTGTGGGATTTCAGCAACAAAGAGTTCACATGCAATGAAACAAATACAAACCGGTTTACCTGTGTTTTGCTACCTATAGCCAAAACTATGGTCTCAATTTTTGGCAATATTAAACTGAAAACATACACGTTAATATCTTATGACGCACTAAACGATTCGCAGGAATTAAACGATTTACTTAAATCTGATCCTCAGGCAGGCACTCAAATAACATTGAAAGGAACAATTAGTCTACTGCTTCGGAGCAAACCAATCGTGCCTTACAGCGAGTTCAAAATCCCAGTGTTAGTTGTTCAGCCTAGCTCTGATAGAATGACGCCTGTCAAATACGTAAAGGATACGTTTAATCGTTCGGGCTCTGAAAAAGACATATGTTGA
- a CDS encoding class I SAM-dependent methyltransferase — translation MGKNAVTTIDEKIFYPIVNGIIDFVSDGQYVPDTYDSVSSYYDTGLTNSTFLTKLYNKVVWGIHDIEYANNVLSLFPKEGRRIILDVPVGTGVFTVDLYKELAKTSSIIALDYSMGMLKKAKERYEKSGLNDVLYIRGDVAQLPIMSEVVNVLLTMNGYHAFPDKDNALKEIARVVKPNGCVLGCFYIKGEKRITDFVVNTIYKRQGTFSPPFYSKREIKNLWGTFFDFQTFGNLNSILYFKGVKIAIR, via the coding sequence TTGGGAAAAAACGCCGTTACAACTATAGATGAGAAAATATTTTATCCCATTGTTAACGGGATTATTGATTTTGTTTCAGATGGACAATATGTACCAGACACCTACGATTCTGTCTCTTCATACTATGATACAGGCCTTACTAACAGTACCTTCCTTACTAAACTGTACAACAAAGTTGTCTGGGGCATACATGACATCGAATATGCTAATAACGTTTTATCGTTGTTTCCAAAAGAGGGTCGTCGAATAATCTTGGATGTTCCTGTTGGCACCGGAGTCTTCACCGTTGACCTATACAAAGAACTGGCTAAAACTTCTTCAATTATCGCTCTTGATTACTCAATGGGGATGCTTAAAAAGGCAAAAGAAAGATATGAAAAAAGCGGCTTAAACGATGTGCTCTATATCCGTGGCGATGTTGCACAGTTACCGATAATGTCTGAGGTTGTTAATGTTTTGTTAACTATGAATGGCTATCATGCTTTTCCTGATAAAGACAACGCATTAAAGGAGATAGCTCGGGTTGTTAAGCCAAACGGGTGCGTTTTAGGCTGTTTTTATATTAAGGGAGAAAAAAGAATCACCGATTTTGTAGTCAACACAATTTACAAAAGACAGGGAACTTTTTCCCCACCATTCTATTCAAAAAGAGAAATTAAAAATCTTTGGGGTACCTTTTTCGATTTTCAAACTTTTGGGAATCTTAACTCTATCTTGTATTTTAAAGGGGTAAAAATTGCCATACGTTGA